A region from the Acidobacteriota bacterium genome encodes:
- a CDS encoding heme-binding domain-containing protein, which produces MTNLEEPRGARRSKYIAVGVLALAAGVAALQCVRPDRRNPPVDRALALEAHAALPPEVAGLVRRACYDCHSHETRWPWYAHVAPVSWLVAADVDKGRRQLNFSRWGDYHVYVRADLVDQACRLVADRSMPLPSYRLMHSAARLTEAEIELFCEWTRREADRLVAVPPAVSPRPAPLDPGAEQDAKGGSRP; this is translated from the coding sequence GTGACGAACCTCGAAGAGCCCCGCGGGGCACGCCGTTCCAAGTACATCGCGGTGGGAGTGCTGGCCCTGGCGGCGGGCGTCGCGGCGCTGCAGTGCGTGAGACCCGATCGACGCAACCCACCGGTCGATCGGGCACTGGCGCTCGAGGCGCACGCGGCGCTCCCGCCCGAGGTCGCCGGCCTCGTTCGTCGCGCCTGCTACGACTGTCACTCGCACGAGACACGATGGCCCTGGTACGCGCACGTGGCGCCGGTGTCGTGGCTCGTCGCGGCGGACGTCGACAAGGGCCGGCGGCAGCTGAACTTCTCGCGCTGGGGTGACTACCACGTCTACGTCAGGGCCGACCTCGTCGACCAGGCGTGTCGGCTCGTGGCCGACCGGTCGATGCCCTTGCCCTCGTACCGGCTGATGCACAGCGCGGCCCGGCTGACCGAAGCGGAGATCGAGCTGTTCTGCGAGTGGACGCGTCGTGAGGCGGACCGCCTGGTGGCGGTGCCGCCCGCCGTCTCGCCACGGCCGGCCCCGTTGGATCCCGGGGCGGAACAGGACGCCAAGGGAGGTTCGCGCCCATGA
- a CDS encoding CHRD domain-containing protein produces MMKRSVQLVLAVSGVTAMVAVSSVFSSAQPGNRSANVRAVLNGYQENPSVSTTGHGLFTARIDDRAMTVDFELTYADLEGGPASAAHIHFGGRDHNGGVSVFLCGGPRPACPATEGTVAGIFGPEDVLGPAGQGIEAGSFEELVRAIRVGHTYVNVHTPRWPGGEIRGQLNNNSQREFDH; encoded by the coding sequence ATGATGAAGCGCAGCGTCCAGCTCGTCCTCGCCGTATCCGGCGTCACCGCCATGGTCGCGGTGTCGTCAGTGTTCAGTTCCGCACAGCCCGGGAACCGCTCGGCGAACGTTCGAGCGGTTCTGAACGGGTACCAGGAGAACCCGTCGGTGTCGACCACGGGTCATGGCCTGTTCACGGCGCGCATCGACGACCGCGCCATGACGGTTGACTTCGAGCTGACCTACGCCGACCTCGAAGGCGGGCCGGCCAGCGCGGCGCACATTCACTTCGGAGGACGGGACCACAATGGCGGCGTTTCCGTGTTCCTCTGCGGCGGCCCGCGGCCAGCGTGTCCGGCGACGGAAGGCACCGTCGCGGGCATCTTCGGGCCCGAAGACGTGCTCGGTCCCGCGGGTCAGGGCATTGAAGCCGGGAGCTTCGAGGAACTCGTCCGCGCGATTCGCGTCGGCCACACCTACGTCAACGTCCACACGCCACGCTGGCCCGGGGGCGAGATCCGCGGTCAGCTGAACAACAACAGCCAGCGCGAGTTCGACCACTGA
- a CDS encoding sigma-54 dependent transcriptional regulator, with the protein MSSVLLVDDEPKILRALERALTEEGHEVVASTNARDAQRHLAARFFDVLVVDNMMPDMTGIDLLRDLAASGSDRPQAVVMTAYASIESAIEAMRLGAFDYLQKPFEVDELLVVVRRALEHGRLRLQHRYLLSEREEDYGHYGFVGRSPRVLRLLREVELVAASKSTVLITGETGTGKELLARAIHDRSEQRDRPLVKVSCAAIPETLLESELFGHVRGAFTGALTSKKGKFALADGSTIFLDEIGTMSTPLQAKLLRVLQEREFEPLGAERSQTVDVRVLAATNRNLPQMVTEGTFLEDLFYRLNVIPLEIPPLRERREDIPPLVDHFIRKHATRAGKHIDRLGDGVADLLVGHDWPGNVRELENTIERAVVLSTGPEIVADLIRPLSPGASAAPDGIPGLDLHRNIDWVERETVKRALARSSGVKKEAAELMGISQRALSYYLAKHRID; encoded by the coding sequence ATGAGCTCCGTCCTCCTCGTCGACGACGAACCGAAGATCCTGCGCGCGCTCGAGCGAGCCCTCACCGAGGAAGGCCATGAGGTCGTGGCCTCGACGAACGCGAGGGACGCCCAGCGCCACCTCGCCGCGCGGTTCTTCGACGTCCTCGTCGTCGACAACATGATGCCCGACATGACCGGGATCGACCTGCTGCGCGACCTCGCGGCGAGCGGCAGCGACCGCCCGCAGGCCGTGGTCATGACGGCCTACGCCTCGATCGAAAGCGCCATCGAGGCGATGCGCCTCGGTGCGTTCGATTACCTTCAGAAGCCCTTCGAGGTCGACGAACTGCTCGTCGTCGTCCGGCGCGCCCTCGAGCACGGCCGGCTGAGACTCCAGCATCGCTACCTGCTGAGCGAGCGCGAGGAAGACTACGGCCACTACGGGTTCGTCGGGCGCAGCCCGCGCGTCCTGCGGCTGCTGCGCGAGGTCGAGCTCGTGGCGGCGTCGAAGAGCACCGTCCTCATCACCGGAGAGACCGGGACGGGCAAGGAACTGCTGGCCCGCGCCATTCACGATCGCAGCGAGCAGCGCGACCGTCCGCTCGTGAAGGTGAGCTGCGCGGCCATCCCGGAGACGCTTCTCGAGTCGGAGCTCTTCGGTCACGTGCGTGGCGCGTTCACGGGCGCCCTGACCAGCAAGAAGGGCAAGTTCGCGCTTGCCGACGGCAGCACCATCTTCCTCGACGAGATTGGGACGATGAGCACGCCGCTGCAGGCCAAGCTGCTGCGCGTCCTGCAGGAGCGGGAGTTCGAGCCGCTTGGAGCCGAGCGCAGTCAGACGGTCGACGTGCGGGTCCTCGCAGCGACCAACCGGAACCTCCCGCAGATGGTCACCGAGGGCACCTTCCTCGAGGACCTGTTCTACCGCCTCAACGTCATCCCGCTCGAGATTCCGCCCCTGCGCGAACGACGGGAGGACATCCCGCCGCTCGTCGACCACTTCATCCGCAAACACGCGACACGCGCCGGCAAGCACATCGACCGGCTCGGCGACGGCGTGGCCGACCTGCTCGTCGGTCACGACTGGCCGGGCAATGTCAGAGAACTCGAGAACACCATCGAGCGCGCCGTCGTGTTGTCGACTGGCCCGGAGATCGTGGCTGACTTGATCCGTCCGCTGTCGCCAGGGGCCTCTGCTGCACCCGACGGCATCCCGGGTCTCGACCTCCATCGCAACATCGACTGGGTCGAGCGCGAGACGGTGAAGCGCGCGTTGGCCCGGTCGAGCGGCGTGAAGAAGGAGGCCGCCGAGCTGATGGGCATCAGCCAGCGCGCGCTGAGCTACTACCTTGCGAAGCACCGCATCGACTGA
- a CDS encoding carboxypeptidase regulatory-like domain-containing protein, whose translation MRRRIGPWLLAMVFGGAVCPGADQRGVIWGSVDVRLPAPVVEHHLDVSSLAGRSSRDGLERRRSVVYLETAPQPAFDDGRRRRARIDQRDETFVPHVLAITVGTTVDFPNNDVTYHNVFSLSRAKPFDLGRYAAGRSKSVTFDRPGIVRVFCDIHSHMSAFILVFNHRYFAVTDERGRYRIEDVPPGTYVVRVWNQAAEAEPRSVTVPSGGEVRADFVVARGGP comes from the coding sequence GTGCGGCGACGCATCGGTCCCTGGCTGCTCGCGATGGTGTTCGGAGGCGCCGTGTGCCCGGGGGCTGACCAGCGGGGCGTGATCTGGGGCTCGGTCGACGTGCGGCTGCCTGCCCCCGTTGTCGAGCACCATCTCGACGTGTCCTCGCTCGCCGGGCGGAGTTCGCGCGATGGCCTGGAACGCCGCCGATCGGTCGTCTATCTCGAAACCGCGCCGCAGCCGGCCTTCGACGACGGCCGACGCCGGCGGGCGCGGATCGACCAGCGCGACGAGACGTTCGTCCCGCACGTGCTCGCCATCACCGTGGGCACGACGGTCGACTTCCCGAACAACGACGTCACCTACCACAACGTCTTCTCGCTTTCGAGGGCGAAGCCGTTCGACCTCGGGCGCTACGCGGCCGGACGGTCCAAGTCGGTCACCTTCGACCGCCCCGGCATCGTCCGCGTGTTCTGCGACATCCACTCGCACATGAGCGCCTTCATCCTGGTCTTCAACCACCGGTACTTCGCGGTCACGGACGAACGCGGGCGTTACCGGATCGAGGACGTGCCCCCGGGTACCTACGTCGTCCGTGTCTGGAACCAGGCGGCCGAGGCCGAACCGCGAAGCGTGACCGTGCCGTCGGGTGGCGAGGTCCGGGCGGACTTCGTCGTGGCGCGAGGTGGCCCGTGA
- a CDS encoding c-type cytochrome: MSPVTMRRRWAALAAGIACGGWLANATPAPSTAPATTLADRDGWRVPVDALELRNPLAPSKEVLARGARTYRSRCQRCHGPAGRGDGPEADPERRPGDLSDPARAARNPDGVIFYKIWNGRRRPTMPAFSVDLSADEVWEVVHYVATLRR; encoded by the coding sequence ATGAGTCCCGTCACGATGCGCCGCAGGTGGGCTGCGCTCGCCGCCGGCATCGCCTGTGGAGGGTGGCTCGCGAACGCGACGCCCGCACCGTCGACGGCGCCGGCGACGACGCTCGCTGACCGCGACGGGTGGCGCGTCCCCGTCGATGCGCTGGAGCTGCGCAATCCCCTTGCGCCTTCCAAAGAAGTCCTCGCGCGCGGCGCCCGCACGTATCGCAGTCGATGCCAGCGCTGCCACGGCCCGGCCGGGCGAGGGGACGGCCCAGAGGCCGACCCCGAACGGCGGCCAGGCGACCTGAGCGATCCGGCCCGCGCCGCGCGCAATCCCGATGGCGTCATCTTCTACAAGATCTGGAATGGGCGGCGCCGGCCGACCATGCCCGCCTTCAGTGTCGACCTCTCGGCCGACGAGGTGTGGGAGGTGGTCCACTACGTCGCGACGCTGCGCCGGTGA